From Streptomyces sp. CMB-StM0423, a single genomic window includes:
- a CDS encoding snapalysin family zinc-dependent metalloprotease: MKLSGRLVSTALGLGLALTGLAASPAPAADHHDRQTTQATASAAYVGHDKEQQAQNRAFFEMIREKAREKQAAEPGYQAITITYNDASAPNYQGDISQSTQIWNNATNNITLAETSGSGDFSYRQGNDPRGSHAVTDGRGHGYVFLDLRQTQQYYSLRVVTHETGHILGLPDNYSGPCSELMSGGGPGTSCRNAYPNANEAARVDRNFG; encoded by the coding sequence ATGAAGCTCTCCGGAAGACTGGTCTCCACCGCCTTGGGCCTCGGCCTGGCGCTGACCGGCCTGGCCGCCTCCCCGGCACCCGCGGCCGACCACCACGACCGGCAGACGACGCAGGCCACCGCCTCCGCGGCGTATGTCGGGCACGACAAGGAACAGCAGGCGCAGAACCGGGCCTTCTTCGAGATGATCCGGGAGAAGGCGCGCGAGAAGCAGGCGGCGGAACCCGGCTACCAGGCCATCACCATCACGTACAACGACGCCAGCGCGCCCAACTACCAGGGCGACATATCCCAGAGCACCCAGATCTGGAACAACGCCACCAACAACATCACGCTGGCCGAGACCTCCGGCTCCGGCGACTTCAGCTACCGCCAGGGCAACGACCCGCGCGGCAGCCACGCCGTCACCGACGGCCGCGGCCACGGCTACGTCTTCCTGGACCTGCGCCAGACCCAGCAGTACTACTCGCTGCGCGTCGTCACCCACGAGACCGGCCACATCCTCGGCCTGCCGGACAACTACAGCGGCCCGTGCAGCGAGCTGATGTCCGGCGGCGGCCCCGGCACCTCCTGCCGCAACGCCTACCCGAACGCGAACGAAGCCGCCCGCGTGGACCGCAACTTCGGCTGA